In Leptospira stimsonii, a single window of DNA contains:
- a CDS encoding ATP-binding protein encodes MPTQRLNALGPIFYLILLIAGFQLISVLILQSFHFFSFEILRIFLTLIPGALIGFLVYILSIRILRRISGKFLGRIFPFLQSSNVEIVKYLSVLDQFKNDLIATNLTELVCEKILKFIETVIPTKKVTIFLWKEEMGKFAPFPDSGEIQFFIFDPFLLWVTENDKIYNFKEFETDPNLKKIRNSAEIFFSTTNAELVVPLILNKSLLGMIVLGERKNQKKYTTQEIEKLNEIRSVSVMSLSNAIFYERLIELTETLEEKVKIRTRELENAQSQLIMSEKMASLGIMVAGIAHEINTPAGVINGAADNLDQNMGYLVRNIFDIVLLAENRILRKNFELALLHLLRDKKRSELDSREKFRLKNQLREEMKRMNFSESISSELSNFIIENQIGEERKYIYKVIMGDDDRGYLMLKNATHINRNIKNIRYAIRNVVRIVKALKSYSHLDQSKTLSPANIVEGLDTTLVILHNQVKYGIEVVRNFSEIPMVICNQDELNQVWTNLIQNAVQALKGKGKIEISVFPSGDRVVVQIEDNGPGIPQKIQDRIWDPFFTTKDQGEGTGLGLGIVKGIVEKHKGRITLTSVPGKTTFRVELPVNPELVST; translated from the coding sequence ATGCCTACCCAACGACTCAACGCCTTAGGGCCAATCTTCTATTTAATTCTTTTGATTGCTGGTTTTCAGCTTATCTCCGTACTAATTTTGCAGTCATTCCATTTCTTTTCTTTTGAAATTCTTCGAATATTCTTAACTCTCATTCCGGGAGCGCTTATCGGATTTTTAGTCTATATCTTATCGATTCGTATTCTAAGAAGAATTTCCGGAAAATTTCTTGGAAGAATTTTTCCTTTTCTTCAGTCATCGAATGTGGAAATCGTAAAATATCTTTCCGTTCTCGATCAATTTAAGAACGATCTAATCGCGACAAATCTAACGGAACTCGTATGTGAGAAAATTCTTAAGTTCATTGAAACGGTAATTCCAACAAAAAAAGTCACAATCTTCTTATGGAAGGAAGAGATGGGAAAATTTGCCCCGTTTCCGGATTCGGGTGAAATTCAATTTTTTATTTTCGACCCCTTTCTGCTTTGGGTCACGGAGAATGATAAGATTTACAATTTTAAAGAATTCGAAACCGATCCGAACCTAAAAAAAATCAGAAACTCCGCCGAAATCTTTTTTTCAACGACTAACGCCGAACTCGTAGTCCCGCTCATCTTAAACAAAAGTTTATTGGGGATGATCGTTTTAGGAGAAAGAAAAAATCAAAAAAAATACACTACGCAAGAAATCGAAAAACTAAACGAGATTCGTTCCGTTTCCGTGATGTCTTTGTCGAACGCGATCTTCTACGAGCGATTGATCGAGCTAACGGAAACGCTGGAAGAAAAAGTTAAGATCCGAACTCGAGAACTGGAGAATGCTCAGTCTCAGTTAATCATGTCTGAAAAGATGGCCTCCCTTGGTATAATGGTCGCCGGGATCGCCCACGAGATAAACACGCCGGCGGGTGTTATCAACGGCGCCGCCGACAACCTCGATCAGAACATGGGTTATCTCGTGCGGAATATTTTTGACATCGTTCTTTTAGCGGAAAACCGAATTCTGCGAAAGAATTTCGAATTAGCGCTTCTGCATCTTCTTCGGGATAAAAAAAGATCCGAACTCGATTCGAGAGAAAAGTTTCGTTTAAAAAATCAGCTTCGAGAAGAAATGAAACGGATGAATTTCAGTGAATCGATTTCCTCCGAACTTTCCAATTTTATAATCGAAAATCAGATAGGAGAAGAAAGAAAATATATCTATAAAGTGATCATGGGCGACGACGATCGAGGTTATCTAATGCTGAAGAACGCGACCCATATCAATCGAAACATCAAAAATATCCGTTATGCGATTCGAAACGTAGTTCGAATCGTCAAAGCTTTGAAGTCTTATTCTCACTTGGATCAGTCAAAAACATTGTCTCCGGCAAATATAGTCGAAGGTTTGGATACGACGTTGGTAATTCTTCACAATCAGGTGAAATATGGAATCGAGGTAGTTCGTAATTTTTCCGAGATTCCGATGGTTATCTGCAATCAGGACGAACTAAATCAGGTTTGGACAAATCTCATTCAAAATGCCGTACAAGCTCTGAAAGGAAAGGGAAAGATCGAGATCTCCGTATTTCCATCCGGCGATCGGGTGGTCGTTCAGATCGAAGATAACGGACCGGGGATTCCTCAAAAGATCCAAGATCGAATTTGGGATCCGTTCTTTACTACGAAGGATCAAGGAGAGGGAACGGGACTTGGACTCGGAATCGTAAAAGGAATCGTGGAAAAACACAAGGGTAGAATCACCCTGACTTCCGTACCGGGGAAAACGACTTTCCGAGTGGAACTACCTGTGAACCCTGAACTCGTCTCGACCTAA
- a CDS encoding MGMT family protein: MKKEKEIQETSFFKEVYKLVKKVPKGKVTSYGRIAALLGKPRASRAVGYALNALSKTQEQKVPWQRVINSQGKISFRGDTGRSILQKKMLEDEGVKFSVSETVDFHLYGWPNLILNSAPRKKRK, from the coding sequence GTGAAAAAAGAAAAAGAAATTCAAGAGACATCTTTTTTTAAGGAAGTCTATAAACTTGTAAAAAAAGTTCCCAAAGGAAAAGTAACATCTTACGGAAGAATCGCGGCGCTTTTGGGAAAACCCAGAGCTTCCCGCGCGGTAGGTTATGCGCTCAACGCCTTATCCAAAACGCAGGAACAAAAAGTTCCTTGGCAAAGGGTAATCAATAGTCAGGGAAAAATTTCCTTTCGAGGAGATACGGGTCGTTCCATTCTCCAAAAAAAGATGCTAGAGGACGAAGGGGTTAAATTCTCCGTAAGCGAAACGGTGGACTTCCATTTATATGGTTGGCCGAATCTAATTCTAAATTCCGCTCCTCGCAAAAAAAGAAAATAA
- the thiD gene encoding bifunctional hydroxymethylpyrimidine kinase/phosphomethylpyrimidine kinase — translation MNDKPVTLTIAGSDSGGGAGIQADLKTFTALRTFGTSAITCLTAQNPSGVTGILEVDADFLEKQISAVMDYFPVKAIKTGMLFSTSIIERTHSLLSARKKTLPFFLVIDPVMVATSGAKLLQDSAIDALLNRLIPLAELITPNLDEAEILCGKKIKSSSEMSDLAKDIFEKFGVPVLLKGGHLQNEKMALDILYDGKEIYKFEKPFVTGFYAHGTGCTYSSAITSYLALGNSLVEAVGNAKEYLHAAIEQAYTAGKDRTLNHTPKI, via the coding sequence ATGAACGATAAGCCAGTAACTCTTACAATCGCCGGATCTGATTCGGGAGGTGGTGCCGGAATTCAAGCCGACCTCAAAACGTTTACCGCGCTGAGAACGTTCGGAACATCGGCGATCACTTGTTTAACAGCACAAAATCCTTCTGGTGTAACGGGTATTTTAGAAGTGGACGCAGACTTTTTGGAAAAACAAATCTCTGCAGTTATGGATTATTTTCCGGTAAAAGCAATCAAAACCGGAATGCTATTTTCTACTTCTATCATAGAACGTACACACTCACTCTTGTCGGCGCGAAAAAAGACCTTACCATTCTTCTTAGTCATCGACCCTGTGATGGTCGCTACCAGCGGCGCAAAACTTCTACAGGATTCTGCAATCGACGCGTTGTTGAATCGTTTGATTCCCCTCGCAGAGCTTATCACTCCGAACTTGGATGAAGCCGAAATTCTCTGCGGAAAAAAAATCAAAAGCAGTTCTGAAATGTCAGATTTGGCGAAAGACATCTTTGAAAAATTTGGAGTTCCGGTCCTTTTAAAAGGGGGACATCTGCAAAACGAAAAGATGGCGTTGGACATTCTGTATGACGGAAAAGAAATTTATAAATTCGAAAAACCTTTCGTGACCGGTTTTTATGCGCATGGGACGGGTTGCACCTACTCTTCGGCGATTACTTCGTATCTAGCGCTGGGAAATTCTTTGGTGGAAGCCGTTGGAAACGCGAAGGAATACCTCCACGCGGCGATCGAACAGGCTTACACCGCGGGGAAGGATAGGACCTTAAATCACACACCGAAGATTTAG
- a CDS encoding DUF885 domain-containing protein, with amino-acid sequence MFSITTRKRILFGFLILLFFFSTLVLHTILFKPITLGLFYEKVFWESVLDDPEYLTSLGVLNNFGIDGYQRKLTDISIEKQKQDLEKARKNLEVLLSYGKEGLTDQELLSFEILEWSLRLRIDGERFLFHDYPANQLFGVQSQLPTFLATQHPLKSSKDVENYIARLALVPKKIDQLIAGILLRDKNQILPPDFILDRLISEVSGFISVPARENILYVAFEKKLRKIESIPKEKQDLYLIQVQNSVVTQIFPSYSKLLNLFNDQRKRADSRAGVWKLPDGDRYYSHELKKHTTTELSPQEIHDLGLSEVERIKTEMKAILKGLGKNQPIPVAMAALRKESQFLFPDTEEGKLQALEEYKKILKDSEEKTRPLFLRMPVGKVEVERIPVFKEKTAPGAYYDEPALDGSRPGIFYANLRDTKEIPKFGMRTLTYHEAIPGHHLQIAIMQELKGLPRFRNTITFTAYVEGWALYAERLAKEYHFFEDPYSDLGRLQAELFRAVRLVVDTGIHYKRWTREEAISYMMENTGMAPKDVTAEIERYIVYPGQACSYKLGMLKILELREKVRATKKERFDIREFHSVVLDSGSLPLTILENLVKEKLLSEVK; translated from the coding sequence ATGTTCAGCATAACGACGCGAAAACGGATTCTATTTGGTTTTTTAATCCTTCTATTTTTTTTCTCTACACTCGTCTTACATACGATTCTTTTTAAACCAATCACACTCGGTCTTTTTTACGAAAAGGTATTTTGGGAATCGGTTTTAGACGACCCAGAATACCTTACGTCGCTTGGGGTTCTTAATAATTTCGGAATCGATGGATATCAAAGAAAGCTAACGGATATCTCGATCGAAAAACAAAAACAAGATCTGGAAAAGGCGAGGAAGAATCTAGAAGTTCTCCTTTCTTACGGAAAAGAGGGTCTGACGGATCAAGAACTTCTTTCTTTTGAAATTTTAGAATGGTCTTTGCGACTTCGAATCGACGGTGAACGATTTTTGTTTCACGATTATCCCGCCAATCAGTTGTTCGGCGTTCAAAGTCAGCTCCCGACGTTTCTAGCGACTCAACACCCCTTAAAATCATCGAAAGACGTGGAAAATTATATCGCGAGATTAGCGCTCGTTCCTAAAAAAATCGATCAACTGATAGCGGGGATTTTGCTCAGAGATAAAAACCAAATTCTTCCTCCGGATTTTATTTTGGATCGTTTGATCTCCGAGGTTTCGGGCTTTATTTCCGTCCCTGCAAGAGAGAATATTCTGTACGTCGCCTTCGAAAAAAAACTAAGAAAGATCGAATCTATTCCCAAAGAGAAACAAGATCTCTATCTCATTCAAGTTCAGAATTCGGTAGTCACTCAGATATTTCCATCGTATTCAAAACTTCTGAATTTATTCAACGATCAAAGAAAACGAGCGGATTCGAGAGCGGGAGTTTGGAAACTTCCTGACGGGGACCGATATTATTCTCATGAACTAAAAAAGCATACGACTACCGAATTGAGTCCACAGGAGATCCACGATCTCGGTCTGAGTGAAGTTGAAAGAATTAAGACGGAGATGAAGGCGATTCTCAAAGGACTTGGTAAGAATCAACCGATTCCTGTAGCGATGGCGGCACTTCGAAAAGAATCCCAGTTTTTGTTTCCCGATACGGAAGAAGGAAAACTTCAAGCTTTAGAAGAATATAAGAAAATTCTAAAAGACTCGGAAGAAAAAACGAGACCGCTTTTTTTGCGAATGCCGGTAGGGAAAGTCGAAGTGGAAAGAATTCCTGTTTTTAAGGAGAAGACGGCTCCAGGAGCCTACTATGACGAACCTGCTCTCGATGGCTCTCGGCCGGGAATCTTCTACGCGAATCTCAGGGACACAAAAGAGATCCCGAAATTCGGAATGAGAACCCTAACGTATCACGAAGCGATTCCGGGACATCATCTACAGATCGCGATCATGCAAGAGCTAAAAGGTCTTCCTCGTTTTAGGAATACGATTACGTTTACAGCATACGTTGAAGGTTGGGCTTTGTACGCGGAACGATTGGCAAAAGAGTATCATTTTTTTGAAGATCCTTATTCCGATTTGGGAAGATTACAAGCGGAACTTTTCCGCGCGGTTCGTTTGGTCGTGGATACGGGAATCCATTACAAACGTTGGACCAGGGAAGAGGCGATTTCCTATATGATGGAAAATACAGGTATGGCGCCAAAGGACGTAACCGCAGAAATTGAACGGTATATCGTTTATCCCGGACAAGCTTGTTCTTACAAATTGGGAATGTTGAAAATTTTGGAACTCAGAGAAAAGGTTCGAGCTACGAAAAAAGAACGGTTCGATATTCGTGAATTTCACTCTGTCGTTTTAGACAGCGGTTCCTTACCGCTTACGATTCTTGAAAACTTAGTAAAAGAAAAGTTGTTAAGCGAAGTAAAATAA
- a CDS encoding PP2C family protein-serine/threonine phosphatase, with translation MNFFPLKKTFRLPVTFNWILGGSFVSVLFSILKFFNTEGLEKVSYFELALFFLVNAGTAIPINYQLANGRWNLQKWMKISFYFWHIPMLLFNAWLTVQVPDFLFVMLTALYGSYLAPFGMMERRYFILGALIYSFCLFLFYFTGIAGTSPIRFSDRTLVIFFFIFVLTILLYFYWMSITSGFLKSQSSKVQKLLRSSRKDKRKLSEERKTIEELMTQLNKSFNIIKKDLSTAKRIQKSMLPSGLEKFTDLDIRAEYIPKDEVGGDFYDIIRINDGVYRLFLADATGHGVQGALITMAIKVEYEFLKQSGKRPGEILEILNSDFIEKFKSLNLYYTCILVDLDLNKGVLRYSSAGHPEQILIQNSEFLTLPNMGRMIGLSPASIYKDKILKIHADDRLLLFSDGLFEGSNSKKEFYGEKRLHNLLSNVTEKSSHELVGFILKDIERFADGNRFQDDLTVVSLRITKNSSGG, from the coding sequence ATGAATTTCTTTCCTCTTAAAAAAACGTTTCGACTTCCGGTTACTTTCAACTGGATTTTGGGAGGATCGTTTGTTTCCGTTCTTTTTTCCATATTAAAATTTTTTAATACGGAGGGATTGGAAAAGGTTTCCTATTTCGAATTGGCATTGTTCTTTCTTGTAAACGCAGGAACCGCTATTCCAATAAACTATCAATTGGCGAACGGCCGATGGAATCTTCAGAAATGGATGAAAATATCGTTTTATTTTTGGCATATTCCGATGCTACTTTTCAACGCCTGGCTTACGGTTCAAGTTCCGGATTTCCTTTTCGTTATGCTAACGGCTCTTTATGGAAGTTATCTTGCCCCGTTCGGTATGATGGAAAGACGTTACTTTATTTTGGGTGCGCTGATTTATTCTTTTTGTTTGTTTTTATTTTATTTTACCGGAATCGCCGGAACGTCTCCGATCCGATTTAGCGATCGAACTTTGGTGATTTTCTTTTTTATTTTTGTCTTAACGATCCTCTTGTATTTTTACTGGATGAGTATCACCTCCGGTTTCTTAAAATCGCAAAGTTCAAAGGTTCAAAAACTTCTTAGATCTTCGAGAAAAGATAAACGTAAACTTTCGGAAGAACGAAAAACGATCGAAGAGTTGATGACTCAACTCAATAAATCGTTCAATATCATCAAAAAAGACTTATCAACCGCTAAGAGAATTCAAAAAAGTATGCTTCCGTCCGGATTGGAAAAATTTACCGATTTGGATATTCGAGCTGAATACATTCCGAAAGACGAAGTAGGCGGAGATTTTTACGATATCATCCGAATAAACGACGGCGTTTATCGTCTCTTTTTAGCGGACGCTACGGGTCACGGTGTTCAGGGCGCTTTGATTACGATGGCCATCAAAGTGGAATATGAATTTTTGAAACAATCCGGAAAACGACCCGGTGAAATATTAGAAATACTGAATTCGGATTTTATCGAAAAATTCAAATCTTTGAATCTTTACTACACATGTATTCTTGTCGATCTGGACTTAAACAAGGGTGTGTTGAGATATTCATCTGCGGGTCATCCGGAACAGATCTTAATACAAAACTCCGAATTTCTTACACTTCCCAACATGGGGAGGATGATCGGACTTTCCCCGGCTTCCATTTACAAGGATAAGATTTTAAAAATTCACGCGGACGATCGGCTCCTCCTTTTTTCGGACGGTCTTTTCGAAGGATCAAATTCTAAAAAGGAATTCTACGGTGAAAAACGACTCCATAATTTATTGAGTAACGTGACCGAAAAAAGTTCCCATGAACTTGTGGGATTTATCCTAAAAGACATAGAGAGATTCGCCGATGGAAACCGTTTTCAAGACGATTTAACGGTGGTTTCTTTGCGTATCACAAAGAATTCTTCCGGCGGTTGA
- a CDS encoding zinc ribbon domain-containing protein, whose protein sequence is METEKRFCRNCGNHILSDTIQCVFCGSFQSREAVSIFRFLSESKFFRIKILYPGIPILGFLLLALSVILWRKVLPLSLPSLFFFWSLIFSVSGWIGELILDLKFHGDVKDFREGFIEWQKHLYDRSPYLSYLGMILFVATPLIQWQNSLWFSLASASIWTALISFIFLVLIPLI, encoded by the coding sequence ATGGAGACGGAGAAACGATTCTGTAGGAATTGCGGAAATCATATATTATCGGATACGATACAATGTGTTTTCTGCGGATCGTTTCAATCGAGAGAAGCCGTTTCCATTTTTCGTTTTCTTTCCGAAAGTAAGTTTTTTAGAATCAAAATACTGTATCCCGGAATACCGATTTTAGGATTTTTACTTTTGGCTTTGAGTGTGATTCTCTGGCGAAAAGTTCTTCCTCTTTCGCTACCCTCCCTGTTCTTTTTTTGGTCTTTGATCTTTTCCGTCTCGGGATGGATAGGAGAATTGATCTTAGATTTGAAATTCCACGGTGATGTGAAGGATTTTCGAGAAGGTTTTATAGAATGGCAGAAACACCTTTATGATCGATCTCCGTACCTATCTTATCTTGGAATGATTTTATTCGTCGCAACTCCATTGATACAATGGCAAAACTCTCTTTGGTTTTCCTTGGCATCAGCGAGTATTTGGACGGCTTTGATTTCTTTTATTTTTCTAGTCCTCATTCCACTTATTTAG
- a CDS encoding thioredoxin domain-containing protein: MNQLSKNKISIILSAIGLILSFLLIQKYYGDPSSVGEALCNAISESGSCDKVSESSFSAIRNVPGLGDLPTALFGFIFYGFVGFLFVLSEIKKETEESNLRLAFYALLLGLAADVGLFIISVGVIKALCGLCAATYVVTIALLAVNFPGFKAISDKSVSAVTSSLNGNFLNLLIVTLSFFVLGLYGGRISTGGARLVSGAASGEKAIPVLLKEFETTPTVQIDLKDVPIVGDPNAPITIVKYADFNCGHCMHTSKILKSFLSEYDGIIKVAYKNFPLDGNCNRLVGRKSPEASSCVAASAALCANQQSKFYPVYTGLYEDNETGVMHTVATVSRLAEKNGLKMDQFRSCMSSPKIRDQINREVDEAEKLKINSTPTLFINNKPLPKSGTPDVDFLRQLINQLISQS, encoded by the coding sequence ATGAATCAATTATCCAAAAATAAAATTTCGATCATTCTTTCTGCAATAGGTTTGATCCTCTCTTTCCTTCTTATCCAAAAATATTACGGAGATCCGAGCTCAGTCGGAGAGGCTCTTTGTAATGCAATCAGTGAATCCGGTTCTTGTGATAAGGTTTCAGAAAGTTCTTTTTCGGCGATTCGAAATGTTCCCGGGTTAGGCGATCTTCCAACTGCGTTATTCGGTTTCATTTTTTACGGTTTCGTCGGGTTTCTTTTTGTTCTTTCCGAAATCAAAAAGGAAACAGAGGAATCGAATCTTCGACTGGCGTTTTACGCATTACTCTTAGGCTTGGCCGCGGATGTAGGTTTGTTTATTATATCGGTCGGCGTGATCAAAGCGTTATGCGGTCTTTGCGCCGCGACCTACGTCGTTACGATTGCGCTTCTTGCTGTGAACTTTCCAGGATTCAAGGCGATTTCGGATAAGTCCGTGTCCGCAGTGACCAGCTCCTTAAACGGGAACTTCTTGAATCTTTTGATTGTAACTTTGTCCTTTTTCGTTCTCGGCCTATATGGCGGAAGAATTTCCACAGGTGGAGCGAGGCTCGTTTCGGGTGCCGCTTCCGGCGAAAAGGCGATTCCAGTTTTATTAAAAGAATTCGAAACTACTCCGACGGTTCAAATTGATCTGAAAGATGTCCCGATCGTTGGAGATCCGAATGCGCCGATCACGATCGTAAAATATGCAGACTTTAACTGCGGTCATTGTATGCACACAAGTAAGATCCTAAAATCTTTTCTCAGCGAATACGACGGAATCATCAAAGTGGCATATAAGAATTTTCCATTGGATGGAAACTGCAATCGACTCGTGGGAAGAAAGTCTCCGGAAGCAAGTTCTTGTGTTGCCGCAAGTGCGGCCCTCTGTGCGAATCAGCAAAGTAAATTTTATCCGGTTTATACCGGTCTTTACGAAGACAATGAAACCGGAGTGATGCACACGGTTGCGACGGTAAGTCGACTCGCCGAGAAGAACGGATTAAAAATGGATCAGTTTCGCTCTTGTATGAGTTCCCCGAAGATCAGAGATCAGATCAATCGTGAAGTGGACGAGGCGGAAAAATTAAAAATCAATTCTACGCCGACTTTGTTTATCAACAACAAACCGCTTCCGAAAAGCGGCACTCCGGATGTGGATTTTTTACGCCAATTGATCAATCAACTCATCAGTCAGAGCTGA
- the hisA gene encoding 1-(5-phosphoribosyl)-5-[(5-phosphoribosylamino)methylideneamino]imidazole-4-carboxamide isomerase — protein MIIIPAIDLLDNCAVRLFKGNYEEKKIYSSEPWKLAEGFSKNGASLLHLVDLNGARNQIGVNEHSILKIRETTSLKVQLGGGIRDKEKLEYYHKIGIDRFIIGTAAVTDPDLLKFALENYGKDRVVVAVDARDGIVKIAGWEKDSGVHYRDLLEKLAKAGIEHVVFTDIAQDGTLAGPNLEAYREILNSFPFQVIASGGISSLKDLMDLSSLDTKIPLYGVITGKALYEGKLDLAEAISTL, from the coding sequence ATGATCATCATCCCTGCTATAGATTTATTGGATAATTGTGCAGTCCGTTTATTCAAAGGAAATTATGAAGAAAAGAAAATCTATTCTTCTGAGCCTTGGAAACTTGCGGAGGGTTTTAGTAAGAATGGAGCCTCCTTGCTTCACCTTGTCGATCTAAACGGCGCTAGAAATCAAATCGGTGTAAACGAACATTCTATCTTGAAGATTCGAGAAACCACCTCGCTGAAAGTTCAACTGGGCGGTGGAATCCGAGATAAAGAAAAATTAGAATACTATCATAAAATCGGGATCGATCGTTTTATTATCGGAACAGCGGCGGTCACCGATCCGGATCTTCTCAAGTTTGCATTGGAGAACTACGGAAAAGATCGTGTCGTGGTCGCTGTGGATGCAAGAGATGGAATCGTCAAAATCGCAGGTTGGGAAAAAGATTCCGGTGTCCACTATCGCGATCTTTTAGAAAAGCTCGCAAAAGCAGGAATCGAACACGTCGTTTTTACGGATATCGCACAAGACGGAACTCTGGCCGGGCCGAATCTGGAAGCCTATCGAGAAATTCTCAATTCGTTTCCGTTTCAAGTCATCGCTTCCGGGGGAATTTCGTCCTTAAAAGATCTGATGGATCTTTCTTCCTTGGATACAAAAATTCCCCTCTACGGTGTCATTACGGGAAAGGCGTTGTATGAAGGAAAGTTAGATCTCGCGGAAGCGATTTCCACACTCTAA
- the hisH gene encoding imidazole glycerol phosphate synthase subunit HisH — MIAILDYGMGNIHSCIKAVSLYTKDFVFTKDRATIENSKALILPGDGHFDKAMENLNATGLRDTIDKHVSSGKPLFGICIGFQILFESSEEIAQGSKKDQIDGLGYIKGKIRKFHGKDFKVPHIGWNRLQFRKKEKSILLKGIPDQSFFYFIHSYRPTDAEGNAITGLCDYYQEKFPAVVEKNNIFGTQFHPEKSHTHGLKLLENFIQSV; from the coding sequence GTGATTGCTATTCTCGATTACGGAATGGGCAATATTCATTCTTGCATCAAAGCCGTTTCTCTTTATACAAAAGACTTTGTTTTTACGAAGGACCGTGCTACGATTGAAAACTCGAAAGCGTTGATTCTTCCCGGCGACGGACATTTCGATAAGGCGATGGAGAATCTCAATGCGACCGGTCTGCGAGATACGATCGATAAACACGTTTCCTCAGGAAAACCTCTTTTCGGTATTTGTATCGGTTTTCAGATTCTTTTTGAATCTTCTGAAGAAATTGCACAAGGTTCGAAGAAGGATCAGATCGATGGTTTGGGTTATATCAAAGGAAAGATCCGCAAATTCCACGGTAAGGATTTTAAAGTTCCTCATATCGGTTGGAATCGTCTTCAGTTTCGTAAGAAGGAAAAGAGCATTCTTCTGAAAGGAATTCCGGATCAGTCTTTTTTTTATTTTATTCATTCTTACAGACCTACGGACGCGGAAGGAAACGCGATCACCGGACTCTGTGATTATTATCAGGAAAAATTTCCAGCCGTTGTGGAAAAAAATAATATTTTCGGGACTCAGTTCCATCCTGAAAAATCGCACACTCACGGACTGAAACTTTTGGAGAATTTTATTCAATCTGTATGA
- the hisB gene encoding imidazoleglycerol-phosphate dehydratase HisB, which produces MKAERKTSETEIKLEMNLRGTGKYQFDTEIPFFEHMLSHISKHGLIDLNLWLRGDIEIDCHHSVEDTAILVGNTIHKQLGDKAGIFRYGHFTLTMDEVLTTVAVDLGGRYFFKYTGPELTGKFGIYDAELSLEFLQKLALNAKMNLHVVVHYGENRHHIHESIFKALGKALRMAIAQDSASAGTIPSTKGVLE; this is translated from the coding sequence ATGAAAGCAGAACGAAAAACATCTGAAACTGAAATCAAATTGGAGATGAATCTCCGCGGGACCGGCAAGTATCAATTTGATACGGAGATTCCTTTTTTCGAGCACATGCTTTCTCATATCTCCAAACACGGTTTGATCGATTTGAATCTTTGGTTGAGAGGAGATATTGAAATCGATTGTCATCACTCTGTGGAAGACACCGCAATTCTCGTGGGCAACACCATTCACAAACAACTCGGTGACAAGGCAGGAATTTTTAGATACGGGCATTTTACTCTTACGATGGACGAAGTCTTGACCACGGTTGCTGTGGATCTCGGAGGTCGTTACTTTTTCAAATATACCGGACCGGAACTCACGGGAAAGTTCGGGATTTACGACGCAGAGTTATCCTTAGAATTCTTACAAAAACTCGCTCTCAACGCGAAGATGAATCTTCACGTAGTCGTTCATTATGGTGAGAATAGACATCATATTCACGAGTCGATTTTTAAAGCTTTAGGAAAGGCTTTGAGAATGGCAATCGCACAAGATTCGGCTTCCGCTGGAACGATTCCTTCCACAAAGGGAGTTTTGGAGTGA
- a CDS encoding rhomboid family intramembrane serine protease: protein MTATFFLVNIFLPEHLIRQYFLNHPGHIQPISWIGAVFYHGSLIHLFGNMFYLFFLGRAVEYKAGKGRWLLFFFMAALISSLLDSFIRGIILHDSTPVVGASGAISGIAAVAALLSPFSLRFNHKNIPFPVFLVAWIMVYSDITNVFTDDGVARWAHLGGFISVIFAAYFLKPTERKQLHSGFILNVIFIILTLILAFFYSNR, encoded by the coding sequence ATGACTGCGACATTCTTTCTGGTAAACATTTTTTTACCCGAACATTTGATCCGTCAGTATTTCCTAAATCATCCAGGACATATACAACCGATCTCTTGGATCGGGGCCGTATTCTATCACGGAAGTCTCATTCATCTTTTCGGTAATATGTTTTATCTTTTTTTTCTTGGACGCGCGGTCGAATACAAAGCGGGAAAAGGAAGATGGTTGCTTTTCTTTTTTATGGCCGCGTTGATTTCTTCTCTTCTGGATTCTTTTATTCGCGGAATCATATTACACGATTCCACTCCGGTTGTTGGCGCTTCGGGAGCGATTTCCGGTATCGCCGCCGTTGCCGCTCTGCTCTCTCCATTCTCCTTACGATTTAATCATAAGAACATTCCCTTTCCCGTATTTCTTGTCGCTTGGATCATGGTTTATTCGGATATCACAAACGTCTTTACGGACGATGGCGTGGCTCGTTGGGCGCACTTGGGCGGATTTATATCCGTCATCTTTGCCGCGTATTTCCTGAAACCGACGGAACGAAAACAACTTCATTCAGGTTTCATTCTCAATGTAATTTTTATCATCCTGACTTTGATTCTGGCGTTCTTCTATTCCAATCGTTAG